In Silene latifolia isolate original U9 population chromosome 3, ASM4854445v1, whole genome shotgun sequence, a single window of DNA contains:
- the LOC141647932 gene encoding F-box/LRR-repeat protein At4g14103-like, translating to MESKDMDLSSENRKRGKGCLNEKHDTKRAKKKVNTKVDYISELPEPVLHQILSLLHPKDAARTCILSKRWQQAWNSYQILDFDLRRSHKMQKRLVDKQKNAMNHLLNCRKEQLLNIFKFRLRFIVNKKLLQDVDGWISAVIERNVKELEIQAKSIQSVQFCLPMSVLRASSITALNLSGCILPTSGIKADLPHLQKLSLKKMNIPMAFLVSLFSCCPLIDDLRFIECTGFKILSIGSCNQLKRVDVHKCHGLKSVVMESPKLESFWYFYEKKKVCTINLVACRALKDLVLEYPRMNDELFHEIISELPLLEKLVLSRCYGLKTIQISGDKLKKLVIRRCRKLADAQVNTPNLVSLEYCGQGMPLSCCTFSHLKEAFLRFEPTSKNTIAWKPEEANRLQNFFVNNHFRGLKLMTWNKEKVDIFEDKCVLFDPLSKIKKSNSVKLSACFRDLLTEALQTWPYASKLLVYSFGNSEFSEDIYKELNQGKIEPKCCAYFKNKCWRHYLKNITSEKWFCRSNEQSLSLAGPEWQYTQFELDWNTDKRGWKKEIPPFQASKSPVELITHHL from the exons ATGGAATCCAAGGACATGGACCTATCTTCTGAAAATCGTAAGCGAGGCAAAGGCTGCTTGAATGAGAAACATGATACCAAAAGAGCCAAAAAGAAAGTCAATACTAAAGTTGACTATATTTCTGAATTACCTGAGCCTGTGCTTCATCAAATACTTTCTCTTCTCCACCCCAAGGACGCTGCTCGAACATGTATACTCTCTAAAAGATGGCAGCAAGCATGGAACTCCTATCAAATTTTGGATTTTGATTTACGTCGCAGCCACAAGATGCAGAAAAGATTGGTAGATAAGCAAAAGAATGCGATGAATCATTTACTTAATTGCCGCAAAGAGCAGTTACTTAACATCTTCAAGTTCAGGTTACGGTTTATTGTTAATAAAAAACTTTTGCAAGATGTGGATGGTTGGATCTCTGCTGTTATAGAGAGGAATGTTAAAGAACTTGAAATCCAAGCCAAGTCCATTCAGTCCGTTCAGTTTTGTTTGCCTATGTCTGTTTTGCGTGCAAGTTCAATCACTGCATTGAATTTGAGTGGATGCATTTTACCTACCTCTGGTATAAAGGCTGATCTTCCACATTTGCAAAAGCtgtcacttaaaaaaatgaataTACCTATGGCATTTCTTGTTAGTTTGTTCTCATGTTGCCCCTTGATTGATGATTTAAGATTCATTGAATGTACTGGTTTCAAAATCCTGAGCATCGGCTCCTGTAACCAGCTCAAGCGAGTCGATGTCCACAAGTGTCATGGTCTTAAAAGTGTTGTTATGGAAAGCCCAAAACTTGAGAGTTTCTGGTATTTCTACGAGAAGAAAAAGGTGTGCACAATCAATTTAGTGGCTTGTAGGGCTCTCAAGGATTTGGTGCTGGAATATCCCAGGATGAATGATGAATTGTTCCATGAGATAATCTCGGAACTACCTCTTCTTGAGAAGTTGGTTCTTAGCAGATGTTATGGGTTGAAGACAATACAGATTTCCGGAGATAAACTTAAGAAACTTGTAATTAGAAGATGTCGGAAGTTGGCTGATGCTCAGGTTAATACCCCTAACTTAGTCTCCCTCGAGTACTGTGGTCAAGGAATGCCACTCTCTTGCTGTACTTTTTCGCATCTGAAGGAAGCTTTTTTACGTTTTGAACCAACATCCAAGAATACAATTGCCTGGAAACCAGAAGAAGCAAACAGGCTACAGAACTTCTTTGTTAATAATCATTTCAGAGGTCTGAAACTGATGACCTGGAACAAAGAG AAAGTAGATATTTTTGAGGATAAATGTGTGTTGTTTGATCCGTTGAGCAAGATCAAGAAGTCGAATTCAGTTAAATTATCAGCATGCTTTCGTGACTTGCTTACTGAAGCCTTACAAACATGGCCTTATGCATCAAAGCTGTTAGTGTACTCTTTTGGCAACAGTGAATTTTCAGAG GACATTTACAAAGAGTTGAATCAAGGGAAAATAGAGCCAAAATGCTGTGCGTATTTCAAAAACAAATGCTGGAGGCACTACTTGAAGAACATCACATCCGAGAAATGGTTTTGCAGGTCAAATGAACAATCCTTATCGCTTGCAGGTCCCGAATGGCAGTATACCCAGTTTGAGCTTGATTGGAACACTGACAAGCGTGGGTGGAAGAAGGAGATACCTCCATTTCAAGCTAGCAAAAGTCCTGTCGAGTTGATTACTCATCATCTTTAG